In one window of Phoenix dactylifera cultivar Barhee BC4 unplaced genomic scaffold, palm_55x_up_171113_PBpolish2nd_filt_p 000328F, whole genome shotgun sequence DNA:
- the LOC103708848 gene encoding trans-cinnamate:CoA ligase, peroxisomal-like, with protein sequence MDQLSKSQANYVPLSPITFLQRAAVVYSDRTSVVFEGIRFTWKETYDRCRRMASSLRSLHVSKNDVVSVLAPNVPAMYEMHFAVPMAGAVLNTINTRLDAVSVATILKHSEAKVFFVDYEYVRLAGDALKHLDDGNAPLPLVVVIDDIDAPTGIRLGELEYEQLIASGDPMYPPCPLHDEWDPIALNYTSGTTSAPKGVVYSHRGAFLSTLSLLLQWEVGSEPVYLWSLPMFHCNGWTFTWGMAARGGANICIRATTARDMYRAIADHHVTHMCSAPIVFNILLEASPAERRTLAAPVSVLTGGAPPPAPLLEKIERLGFRVSHAYGLTEATGPALVCEWREEWNHRPAHEQAWLKSRQGISVLTLADVDVKDVETMRSVPRDGNSLGEIVLRGSSIMKGYYKNREATDAAFRDGWFLTGDVGVIHTDGYVEIKDRSKDVIISGGENISSVEVETILYRHPMVLEAAVVAMPHPHWGETPCAFLKLKKECEAGSIREEDIISYCRNSMSRFMVPKKVVFMEELPKTSTGKIQKFLLRETARGLKVTETQGKNQVAYVNRNNGHGQPEAQKQVLPFSRL encoded by the exons ATGGATCAACTATCCAAAAGCCAAGCCAACTATGTTCCTCTCAGCCCTATCACCTTTCTGCAAAGAGCTGCTGTCGTCTACTCCGATCGCACTTCTGTTGTGTTCGAAGGGATCCGATTCACTTGGAAAGAGACATATGACCGCTGCCGACGCATGGCCTCTTCCCTTCGATCTTTGCATGTTTCCAAGAATGATGTG GTATCTGTGCTCGCTCCCAACGTTCCAGCTATGTATGAGATGCACTTCGCCGTGCCCATGGCCGGCGCCGTGCTAAACACTATAAACACCCGGCTTGATGCAGTCAGCGTGGCAACCATTCTGAAGCACTCGGAGGCAAAGGTGTTCTTCGTGGACTACGAGTACGTCCGGCTCGCCGGCGATGCCCTGAAGCACTTAGACGACGGCAACGCACCCTTGCCTTTGGTTGTGGTCATCGATGACATCGATGCGCCGACCGGCATCCGGCTCGGCGAGCTCGAGTACGAGCAGCTCATCGCAAGTGGCGATCCCATGTACCCTCCTTGCCCCCTCCATGACGAGTGGGATCCAATAGCACTCAATTACACCTCCGGCACGACGTCGGCCCCGAAGGGCGTGGTCTACAGCCACCGAGGGGCTTTCTTGAGCACTCttagcctcctcctccagtggGAGGTGGGGAGCGAGCCCGTGTACCTCTGGTCGCTCCCGATGTTCCACTGCAACGGGTGGACCTTCACATGGGGCATGGCGGCCCGCGGCGGCGCCAACATCTGCATCCGGGCTACGACGGCCCGCGACATGTACCGCGCCATCGCCGATCACCACGTCACCCACATGTGCAGCGCCCCGATCGTCTTCAACATCCTCCTCGAGGCCAGCCCCGCCGAGCGACGAACGCTCGCCGCCCCGGTCTCCGTCCTCACCGGCGGCGCCCCGCCCCCTGCGCCTCTCCTCGAGAAGATCGAACGACTCGGCTTCCGCGTTTCCCATGCCTACGGCCtcaccgaggcgaccggtccggCCCTGGTATGCGAGTGGCGCGAAGAGTGGAACCACCGCCCGGCCCACGAGCAGGCCTGGCTCAAATCTCGGCAGGGCATCAGCGTGCTGACCCTCGCCGACGTCGACGTGAAGGACGTCGAAACCATGCGAAGCGTTCCCCGGGACGGGAACTCGCTCGGCGAGATAGTTCTCCGGGGGAGCAGCATCATGAAGGGCTACTACAAGAATCGCGAGGCCACCGACGCCGCATTCAGAGATGGCTGGTTCCTCACCGGCGACGTCGGGGTTATCCACACCGACGGGTACGTGGAGATCAAGGACCGATCGAAGGATGTTATCATATCGGGCGGCGAGAACATCAGCAGCGTCGAGGTAGAGACGATCCTCTACCGGCATCCGATGGTGCTCGAGGCGGCAGTGGTGGCCATGCCGCACCCGCACTGGGGTGAGACACCATGCGCCTTCCTAAAACTGAAGAAAGAGTGCGAAGCAGGGAGTATCAGAGAAGAGGATATCATATCCTACTGCAGGAATAGCATGTCCAGGTTTATGGTGCCAAAGAAGGTGGTGTTCATGGAGGAGTTGCCAAAGACCTCAACGGGAAAAATTCAGAAGTTTCTGCTGCGGGAGACGGCTCGCGGCCTCAAGGTAACGGAGACACAAGGGAAGAACCAGGTGGCTTATGTAAACCGTAACAACGGTCACGGCCAACCCGAGGCTCAGAAGCAAGTGTTACCCTTTTCTCGCCTTTGA